Genomic DNA from Thermogemmatispora onikobensis:
TGGGCCAGGCCCTGCTGCTCGGGATGGTGCCCTTTTTGATCGGCGATACGCTGAAGCTCTTGCTGGCAGCGGCCTTGCTGCCCTCGGCCTGGCTGCTGCTGCGCCTGGGACCGCAGCGCGACCCAGGGGCCTCGTCCCGTTGAGAGGCAGCAAGGCCGCTCGTTCGCCAGGTCAGGTCGTGAGGCTCCGGCCAGGCCCGGAGCCTCTTTTGTTGTTGGCATTGGTCCTTGTGCTGAACATGAGGAGGAGATCGTGAGCATGCCATTGGACCCGGAGGCTTTTGATGTTGAAGGCACCTTTGAGGTTTCCGACTACCACTACTTCTACGATCCGCTGCTGACGGAGGAGCGCAGCGAGCAGGAGGTGGCCCTGATCTGGCGGCTGCTTGGGCTGCAGCCAGAGGTGCCGGTGCTCGATCTGGCCTGCGGCTATGGCCGGATCGCCAACCGGCTGGCGGCTCGTGGCTGCCGGGTGAGCGGGCTGGACCAGAGCGTGGCTTTTCTGGCTCAGGCGCGCGCCGAGGCCGGGCAGCGGGGACTGGCGGTCGACTACCGTCAGGGCGATATGCGCTCATTGCCAGCAGAGTGGACGGGCCGCTTTGCCGCGGTCTTGAGCTGGTTCACCTCTTTCGGCTACTTCAGCGACGAGGAGAATCACCAGGTGCTGGCAGAGATTGCCCGCGTGCTGCAGCCCGGCGGACGGCTGTTGCTCGATCTGCAGAATCGCGAGCGTTTGCTCCGTGAGTCCCAGCGGACAAGAGTCTTGGAGCGCGACGGGGCCTGGCAGATCGATCAGCTGCGCTACGATGTGCTCAGCGGACGCCTGCACACCCGGCGTGTGATCCTGCGCGACGGGCGCCAGCGCGAGACGCATTTCTTTGTGCGTCTGCTCACTCTGCCCGAGTTGGCGGACTGGCTGCGCCAGGCTGGTTTCAGCCGGGTGGAAGCCTATGACGAGGCAGGCGCCCCGTTCAGCCTGGAGAGTCGACGCCTGCTGACGGTGGCCACCAGGTAGAGAGGGAGGCCGCTCCCCGCTCGTCCATCAGTGGGTCGCCAGGGCCGCCCACAGGCGCGGTGCCGGCAGACCGGCCAGCTCGCGGACGGCGGCCACGGTCTCCTGGGCATTGCGCACGAAGCGCGAGGCCACTGGCAGGCGCTCTTGAAATTCTTCAACGGTCACATCGTCGAGAAAGCGCTCACCGGCGTTGTCAAGCATGATGCGTGGCAACAGGACCAGATCGCCAAGGTGCTCCTGCTCCAGGAGGGTGGCAAGGACATCCTGGCCGCAGAGCAGGCCGGCGACGGTGACCTGAGCGCCGAAAAAGCGGTTTTCGACGGCGACGACCTGCGCTTCCAGGCCCTCGATGCGGTTGAGGTCCGCCGCCAGGCGCTCGATAATGGGCCGGGCCATCGTCCCGGTGACCAGGGTCAGGCGCCGTGGCTGCGGCATGCGCGTGGGCAGGCGACGCCGCGCGCTCTCCCATTGATCGAGGAGGTAGCGCGTCATGCCCACGCCGTTTTCAATCTGGGCGTAGTCACCGTAATGAGCGGCGGGCGGAACCTCGCGGCCCGCGAGATAGTACCATTCGTCCGAGAGGTAGACAAAGGGATAGCCTTCGGGATGGCTGGCGGCAAAGCGCTGCTGATGAGCCTCCACCTGGACCATGATTTGCTCCGCCTCCTGGCGCGTATAGGGGCGCAGCGGCGGCAGGTCACCGGTCTTGAGCAGGTTGTTATATTTGGTCAGGCCCACTGGCACCACGGAGATCGATTCGACGATGGGGCGCAGAGCCGCCAGGTCCTGAATGCTGCGCTCGAGGTGCTCGCCGTCGTTGATCCCCGGACAGAGGACGAGCTGGGTGTGACAGGTGATGTGCAGCTCCCCCAGACGCCGGATCTGCTCCAGAATCTCGCCAGCCCGCGGCCCATCAACCATCTTGCGCCGCAGCTCCGGCTCGGTCGTGTGGACCGAAACATAGAGCGGACTCAGACGCTGCTCGGCCAGACGCTGCCAGTCTTGCTCTTTGAGGTTGGTCAGGGTGATGAAGTTGCCGAAGAGGAAGGAGTAGCGATAGTCGTCGTCTTTGATGTAGAGGGTGGAGCGCAGGCCATGCGGTAGCCCCGGCTGCGAGGCATAGCGCGGCGGCAAGCCTTTGATAAAGCAAAAGACGCACTTATTGGCACACTGGCGAATAAACGGCGTCGGCTCCTCGCCGAAGATCAGACCCAGGCTCTCACCTTCCAGGCGTTCGATGGTGACCTCGTGCTGCTCCTGCTGGCGCTCGAAGACGATGGTCAGAACCTCGTCGGCGCTGTAAAACTGGTAATCGACCAGGTCGCGAATAAGATGGCCGTTGATCGTGCGGATGAGATCGCCGGGCTGCAGCCCCGCTCGGTCCGCAGGACTGTCGGGCACCACCTCACGCACCCAACCATAGAGTTTTGGCATGAACGCTGCTTCCTTCCTTTATCGGCTATTGGGCTGGCAGTGGACCGGGCCACGGGGCGCGCTGCTCTGCCGAACACGCTGACGGCTCGCCCCCGGTTCGCTGGCTTTGGCCTTTCCTTCGCTGGCACTGGGAGGTATCGGCCAAGATTATACGGCTGACAGGGTCTGGACGTCAAATCATCTTCGCTCCCCTTTTGCCACCACCGGCCTACGGCAGACCCAGGCCCCATCTCTCGCTTCCTCCCCCGATCGTCCTATGGCCATCCCTCAAATTTGGCCAATTTTTGGGCCAGACCTGCCGCCCGCCGTCGCTCCCACCACATCCCCAATCTGCTCAGGAAGCTGTTTTCTGCGCCTTAGATCCTCCATTTCAGGCTCAGCAAATCTTCTACCTGCCGATATTATCAATATCGCTTGTCTGTTGACGATACATGTCAATCCGCTTATCCTCACAAAAAGAGGCAGGACTCAGAGGGGGTCTGCTGCCGCTCGCGTGACGTCTGCCGTCAGGAAAGAAGCAGGAGGAAGGGAGATGAGTGCCCCAAACGATCCGTGGTGGGTCAAGATGGGCCTGCCCGCCTTTGAAGCTGGCCCCGATGGCTATCCCCGGCCAGGCCAGGTGACCCGCTACTATCGCCAGCAGATGGTCAAAGCCTGTGGCTGGTTCTGGAGTCAGAAGGATCTCGCCCTGGCCCTGGGCCTGAGCGAGATCACCGTGCGCAAAATGGAGGCTACCGACATGGGTTTCGATTCGATCTCTCGACGCCGGGCCGTGGCTCGCTTGCTCAACATTCCCCCGGTGCTGTTCGCCCTGGCCGCCCACCCGGATGACTCCGCGCTGGTGGGTCCGCAACACGATCCCGCGACCTTTTTCATCTTGCACGGCTCGCCTCTCTTCACCGACAGCAATCTGCCCGACTGGCAGAGCGCCGGGCACTTCGTGCAAGAAGCCTGGATTCACCATCATCAGACCAGCGCTCGCCCCGATCTGGCCCGTCTGCACTGCCTGCTCAACGACCTCTACCGCCAGCTCCCTTTTACGATGGGGCCGGAGCGCACCAGCGCGCTGCAGCTCCTGACCAGCGCCCACATGCTCTACAGCACGGCGCTCCGCGATCTCCAATGCTTTGAGCCGGCCCTCCAACAGGCCACCAAGGCCCTCCATTGGGCCCACCAGAGCAACGCCTACGACGCGATGGCCGCAGTCTACTTCTGGGTCGGCCTGACCTTTTTAGATGCGAACGATCCCAAACAGGCGCTGAAGTACTTCGAAAAAAGCAAAGTGCTGCAGTCCCAGGCGCCGGCCTCCCTGAAGGCCGCGCTCTTGCTCCACTATGGCGTTGCGCGCGCCCTGACCGCGCGCAGCGAGCAAGAGCGGCGCTCGGCCCTGGCTCCCTTCGATCGCGCCGCCAGCCTCATCAGGAGCGGCCAGACCCAGGAAGATCCCTTCTTTGTCAAGGCCGACGTGGACCGCTATCACGTCGACCGCGCCCGTGCCCTGCTGTCGCTGGGGCGTCCCCGTGAGGCCCTGGCCGAGTTAGAGCAGCGCCGTCCCGCCTCTGAGTTGCGGCGCCGCAGCATCTACGCCATCATTCTGGAGGCTGAAGGCCAGTTCCAGTGCGGCGAGCTGGAGCAGGCGGCCTACCTCCTGAAGCAATGTCTCCCTCATGCTCGCGGGCTGCACTCCTTCCTCAACATGCAACGCATCCAGGCCCTCTACAAGCGTCTGAAGACCTCGCCCGCCGCTCATACCCAGGCCATCGTGGAGCTGGGGAACCAGCTCGGGACGGACTTCCCAGGGTAGAGGATCTGCGTCCGAGACAGAAGACGGGGCCGGGCGTACTCGCCGCGCCGGTCACTCGCGCTCAAGCCAGCGCTCGACGGCGCTGAATGCTCGCAGTACTCCCTCCTTGATGGCAGGGGCGACCAGGGGGAAGCTCTGGGGAGCAAAGAGCAGGTCGCGCAGGTCACTGGCGCTCAGACCGTAGAGATGGGCCACAATGGCATCGATCTCATTCTGAAGTTGCTGGCGTTCCTGGCGCCTCGCCAGTGACAGGACGGGCGCGTCTTCGCTCCCCAGTAGCTGGCCACGCAGGGCCTGAAAGGCGGGGTCAAGGCAGACAAGGCGAGCGACGCGGCGGGCGATGGCCCGGCAGTGCGGCTGATCCTCAGCGAAGTGGGGCACCGGTAGCTGGCGGACCTGAAACATGGTGAGATCGACCGTGATCTTGCGCCGGATCACGTAGTCAAGCACAAAGGAATTGAGGAGGCCGCAGAGGCAGGCCAGTTGCAGCGGCGAGAGGGCAGGCTCGTAGGCCCTGCTGAGCGGTTGGGCCGGCCCAGCGCTCAGCAGGGCCGCCAGCCGGTCCCGGTCGAGGCGCCAGGGACGGACGTAGGTCAGTGTATTGCCAAGAAAGCAGCCGGTGGGGAGAATGGTCGCGATCAGGCTGCGCTCATTGGTGCCACTGGCCACCCGCCGAAAGGCCAGGCGCGGCACCTCGCAATCGAGGCGGACATCCCTGGCGCTCAGGGGGCCGCGGCCATGAGCGGCCAGCAGAGCTGCCACGCGCTCGTGGCGCCCGCTGTCAGGCAAGAGCTGGGGCCAGCGTTCCCTGGCCAGCGCATCCAGTGTCCGCTCCAGACGAGCCAGCTCGCTGCGCAGCAGGGCCGGCAGCCCGACGGCGGGGAGGACATAATAGCGCGGCGCGGCAAAGGAGGCGCAGTACTGGTGGATGGTCTTCCCCTCGTAGAGGGGCCAGCCCTGGCCAGCACGGTTGAAGAGGGAGCGATCGCTCGTCAGATCGAACTCGCGCGCCAGCATCACCGACCAGGCGTCGGCCTCCTCTTCCGCCTGCTGCTCGCCAAGCAGCGGTCTGGCGCCATAGATGCGGCTGAGGAGATCGGCCTCGCCCTGAGTACGCAGCTCCAGCAGCGAGAGGGTTTCCGGGGCAAAGCGGGCGATCAGGGCGTAGGGCAGGCGAATGGTGAACCGCTCTTCGTCGCTCTCCAGAACAGCGGGATCACGCAGCATAAAGGCGGCCCGCACCTGGGCGGTAGGCTGGGGTCGCTCGCGCGCAAAAACCAGCAAGGCAAACTTGCAGCGGCTGTCGATAGGGAAGAGGGCGGCGCGGTTCTCAAAGCCCAGCAGCACGAGCAGGCGCCCCTCTTCCAAGAGCAAGCGGCGCAGGCCGGTGCTGCTCTGATCGGTATAGAGGCTGGCCGGCACCACGAGACCAGCGTGGCCGCCGGGACGTAGCAGGCGATAGGAGCGATCGACAAAGAGCTTATAACTGTTAAGGTCGCCACCGCTCGCTTTACCGCCACCGAGAGCAGCACGCTGAGCTGGATAGAGGCCGCTGGCCCGCACATAGCGGCTCAGCTCCACAGCCAGCTCATCGAAATCAACACCAGAGAGGCAGCGCTCGACCACCAAACGACGGTAGAGCAGCGACTCCTCGCAAGTTGCCTCCTGTGGCGCCTCCGCCGCACCAGAGGAGCAGACACAGGCTCGGGCCAGGTAGTCGCAGGCCGCCACCAAAAAGGCGCCTGTGCCCATTGCCGGATCGACGACCCTGAGCGCCAGCACCTCCTCGACGCCCCGGCAGCCTTTCACCAGCGGCTCCAGCGTCCGGCGCACCAGATAGGAGACCAGGGCGGGAGGCGTCGAGTAGCTGCCGCTGCTCTTGCGCCCGCTACCGGGAGCCAGATAGAGGTCGCCAGGGGAGATAGTACGGATAGGGCGCGCCACTGGGGAGAACCTCCGACCGTCGCAGCCCACCGAGGGGACAGTGAGCCGTGCAGGAAGAACGAAGCGCCGTCCCCGGTCCTGTACCTCGCACAGCGGCTCGCTGGCCAGGCGCGGCTCATAGGCCAGCAGATCCTCATAGAGCGCCGCCGGCGGCCAGATCCAGCCAGTCTCAGCGCTCACCTGCGCGGCGAGCGGGACAGACTTGAACAGGGCCAGGATCTGTGCCAGCGGCGCATCGGGCAGCGGCAGGGCTTCCAGATAGGGAGTAGTCGCGGGATCAAAGAGGCGGCCAGGATAGGGGGCCAGGGTCAGCCCACGCCGCCGACAGCCGGCGCGCAGGAGCGCCCATCGCTGCTGCAAACCTCTCCAGAGGCGGTAAGCAGGAGCCTCGGCCCCCGCAGTCAGTTGCTCTCGCTCACCAAACGGGTCCTCTACTCCCAGGAGGCCGGCGCGTTCGAGGGTTTCGGTCACCAAGAGGCGATAGACCAGGCGCAGCGCCTGCGCACAGAGGCCCTCCAGATCCTCCAGAGCCAGCCTGGCCAGTTGCCCATATTGAGCGCCCATTGTCGGCTCAGCCTCTCCCGCGAGCAGCCGCTGCGCCTGCCTGACCAGCGCCGTCAGCACCAGGACAATCGCCTCGCAGATACGCGCTTTCAGAGCCGCGACACCGACGGCAGCCTCCATCTCTCGCTGGTCGGTCACCGACGCCTTTTCAGGAGATCGATCCATGCTTGCAACCCATTCAGACCTCTCTCTCGCCCCTGCCAGAGCACCAGAACAAGCAAGCCTGGCCGGGAGGGAGCAGAGCAAAGCCCCTCCTTCTTCAGCAGGCCAGCGAGGCAAGGAAGAGGAGCCTCGTGCCAGTCCAGGGGCCAGTGTCAATGGCTGCTTCGCGCACCACAGCATTGGCTCTTGTCAACAGCTGCAGAAACGGGCATGCTA
This window encodes:
- a CDS encoding DUF512 domain-containing protein, producing MPKLYGWVREVVPDSPADRAGLQPGDLIRTINGHLIRDLVDYQFYSADEVLTIVFERQQEQHEVTIERLEGESLGLIFGEEPTPFIRQCANKCVFCFIKGLPPRYASQPGLPHGLRSTLYIKDDDYRYSFLFGNFITLTNLKEQDWQRLAEQRLSPLYVSVHTTEPELRRKMVDGPRAGEILEQIRRLGELHITCHTQLVLCPGINDGEHLERSIQDLAALRPIVESISVVPVGLTKYNNLLKTGDLPPLRPYTRQEAEQIMVQVEAHQQRFAASHPEGYPFVYLSDEWYYLAGREVPPAAHYGDYAQIENGVGMTRYLLDQWESARRRLPTRMPQPRRLTLVTGTMARPIIERLAADLNRIEGLEAQVVAVENRFFGAQVTVAGLLCGQDVLATLLEQEHLGDLVLLPRIMLDNAGERFLDDVTVEEFQERLPVASRFVRNAQETVAAVRELAGLPAPRLWAALATH
- a CDS encoding class I SAM-dependent methyltransferase translates to MPLDPEAFDVEGTFEVSDYHYFYDPLLTEERSEQEVALIWRLLGLQPEVPVLDLACGYGRIANRLAARGCRVSGLDQSVAFLAQARAEAGQRGLAVDYRQGDMRSLPAEWTGRFAAVLSWFTSFGYFSDEENHQVLAEIARVLQPGGRLLLDLQNRERLLRESQRTRVLERDGAWQIDQLRYDVLSGRLHTRRVILRDGRQRETHFFVRLLTLPELADWLRQAGFSRVEAYDEAGAPFSLESRRLLTVATR
- a CDS encoding Eco57I restriction-modification methylase domain-containing protein produces the protein MDRSPEKASVTDQREMEAAVGVAALKARICEAIVLVLTALVRQAQRLLAGEAEPTMGAQYGQLARLALEDLEGLCAQALRLVYRLLVTETLERAGLLGVEDPFGEREQLTAGAEAPAYRLWRGLQQRWALLRAGCRRRGLTLAPYPGRLFDPATTPYLEALPLPDAPLAQILALFKSVPLAAQVSAETGWIWPPAALYEDLLAYEPRLASEPLCEVQDRGRRFVLPARLTVPSVGCDGRRFSPVARPIRTISPGDLYLAPGSGRKSSGSYSTPPALVSYLVRRTLEPLVKGCRGVEEVLALRVVDPAMGTGAFLVAACDYLARACVCSSGAAEAPQEATCEESLLYRRLVVERCLSGVDFDELAVELSRYVRASGLYPAQRAALGGGKASGGDLNSYKLFVDRSYRLLRPGGHAGLVVPASLYTDQSSTGLRRLLLEEGRLLVLLGFENRAALFPIDSRCKFALLVFARERPQPTAQVRAAFMLRDPAVLESDEERFTIRLPYALIARFAPETLSLLELRTQGEADLLSRIYGARPLLGEQQAEEEADAWSVMLAREFDLTSDRSLFNRAGQGWPLYEGKTIHQYCASFAAPRYYVLPAVGLPALLRSELARLERTLDALARERWPQLLPDSGRHERVAALLAAHGRGPLSARDVRLDCEVPRLAFRRVASGTNERSLIATILPTGCFLGNTLTYVRPWRLDRDRLAALLSAGPAQPLSRAYEPALSPLQLACLCGLLNSFVLDYVIRRKITVDLTMFQVRQLPVPHFAEDQPHCRAIARRVARLVCLDPAFQALRGQLLGSEDAPVLSLARRQERQQLQNEIDAIVAHLYGLSASDLRDLLFAPQSFPLVAPAIKEGVLRAFSAVERWLERE
- a CDS encoding helix-turn-helix domain-containing protein; translated protein: MSAPNDPWWVKMGLPAFEAGPDGYPRPGQVTRYYRQQMVKACGWFWSQKDLALALGLSEITVRKMEATDMGFDSISRRRAVARLLNIPPVLFALAAHPDDSALVGPQHDPATFFILHGSPLFTDSNLPDWQSAGHFVQEAWIHHHQTSARPDLARLHCLLNDLYRQLPFTMGPERTSALQLLTSAHMLYSTALRDLQCFEPALQQATKALHWAHQSNAYDAMAAVYFWVGLTFLDANDPKQALKYFEKSKVLQSQAPASLKAALLLHYGVARALTARSEQERRSALAPFDRAASLIRSGQTQEDPFFVKADVDRYHVDRARALLSLGRPREALAELEQRRPASELRRRSIYAIILEAEGQFQCGELEQAAYLLKQCLPHARGLHSFLNMQRIQALYKRLKTSPAAHTQAIVELGNQLGTDFPG